TGGGTTAGACTATATGTCATCCTTTGAATACGGGTGTATAAAAACTGCTATATGGCGAATAAGTTATTGGAGCGATCGCTCGCAGTCGGATTTATTACGGTATGTCTATTCTTTGGTGTAGGTATCGGTGTTGCCATTCGTATGGGCAGACTCGAAGCATCCGATGGGAAAACATCACCAAGTGATTCCTTACCCATCCTACCACCAATTCAAGAAGAGCAGATATTTCAGGAAAATATTACCATCCAAGCTGTGGGAGATATTATTCCCGGAACCAATTATCCCACCCATAAATTACCCCGCGATCGCAATCAGTTAATTCCCCAATCTGTGAGAAAATATTTGCAACGGGCGGATATTCTCTTTGGTAATTTTGAAAGTAGCTTAACCAATCATCCCTACGCTGCCAAAGATATCAGTAAAGGTAATTATTTTGCCTTCCGTTCTCCCCCTGCATACGCAAAACTATTTGCAGATACGGGATTTGATGTTTTGAATATTGCCAATAATCATGCCCTAGATTTCGGTGTCGTCGGATTTGCTGATACCGTCAAACATCTCTCAGCAGTAGGAATTGAAACCTTGGGACATAAAGACCAAATCTTACTGATGGATGCCAAAAACCAAAAAGTTGCCATGATTGGTTTTGCTCCCTACAACAAGTATAACTCTATCCATGATTTAAAAACAGCCCAAGGCATGGTCAAAACCGCCAAAAAAAAGGCTGATATCGTCGTTGTTTCCATGCACGCAGGAGCAGAAGGAACAAGGGCACTACGGGTAAAAAATAAAACAGAATTCTTTGGTAG
The Calothrix sp. 336/3 DNA segment above includes these coding regions:
- a CDS encoding CapA family protein; the encoded protein is MANKLLERSLAVGFITVCLFFGVGIGVAIRMGRLEASDGKTSPSDSLPILPPIQEEQIFQENITIQAVGDIIPGTNYPTHKLPRDRNQLIPQSVRKYLQRADILFGNFESSLTNHPYAAKDISKGNYFAFRSPPAYAKLFADTGFDVLNIANNHALDFGVVGFADTVKHLSAVGIETLGHKDQILLMDAKNQKVAMIGFAPYNKYNSIHDLKTAQGMVKTAKKKADIVVVSMHAGAEGTRALRVKNKTEFFGSENRGNSIKFARTMIDSGADLVIGHGPHVPRAMEIYKGKLIAYSLGNFLGYRTLSTKAQTGYSMILEVTLNSKGDLVGAKIIPVHMDRLGIPRIDKHFRTVGLVRYLISQDFPDNSVEINQRGELVLTE